Proteins encoded within one genomic window of Pararhizobium capsulatum DSM 1112:
- a CDS encoding YbaB/EbfC family nucleoid-associated protein — protein sequence MRDLMGMMGKVKEMQAKMEKMQDEISALEVDGASGGGLVTVRMDGKGNLKGIKIDPSLFKEDDVEILEDLIVAAHKDGKDKAEAIAAEKTRALTAGLPIPPGMKLPF from the coding sequence ATGCGCGACCTCATGGGCATGATGGGCAAGGTCAAGGAAATGCAGGCCAAGATGGAAAAGATGCAGGATGAAATCTCCGCTCTCGAAGTCGATGGTGCGTCCGGCGGTGGGCTGGTGACCGTTCGCATGGATGGCAAGGGCAACCTCAAGGGCATCAAGATCGACCCTTCGCTGTTCAAGGAAGACGATGTCGAGATCCTCGAAGACCTGATTGTTGCTGCCCATAAGGACGGCAAGGACAAGGCCGAGGCCATCGCCGCCGAAAAGACCCGTGCGCTGACCGCAGGCCTCCCGATCCCGCCCGGCATGAAGCTGCCTTTCTAA
- a CDS encoding nuclear transport factor 2 family protein yields MSEEQAIRTILHLYVDGMAFGNEVALRKAFHANARVIGNYEGSVEWLTRDEFISAVLAEPPAPPDTQPVMDIETIDISGDAASVKVTDEFAGMRFTDYLSLLKIEGRWIIVNKLYHLHPA; encoded by the coding sequence ATGTCCGAAGAACAGGCGATCCGGACGATCTTGCATCTCTATGTCGATGGCATGGCCTTCGGCAACGAAGTGGCCCTGCGAAAGGCTTTTCATGCCAATGCGCGGGTTATCGGCAACTATGAAGGTTCGGTCGAATGGCTGACGCGTGATGAATTCATCAGCGCCGTCCTTGCAGAGCCGCCAGCGCCACCGGATACCCAGCCTGTCATGGATATAGAGACGATCGACATTTCCGGCGATGCGGCGAGCGTCAAGGTTACCGACGAGTTCGCCGGCATGCGCTTTACCGATTATCTTTCGCTTCTGAAGATCGAGGGCCGCTGGATCATCGTCAACAAGCTCTACCACCTGCATCCGGCCTAG
- the pheT gene encoding phenylalanine--tRNA ligase subunit beta, whose amino-acid sequence MKFTLSWLKDHLETDATLEQICERLTAIGLEVEDVDDKAAFKPFVIAKVISAEKHPQADKLKVLMVDTGAGAPVQVVCGAPNARAGLVGAFAAPGAYVPGIDVTLSVGTIRGVESRGMMCSERELQMSDNHDGIIDLPEDAPVGQSFAAYAGLDDPLIEINLTPNRPDCTSIYGIARDLAASGLGTLKSAAANTFAIKGETPVKVKLDLGADTHLCPGFALRLVRGVKNGPSPKWMQQRLLAIGLRPINALVDVTNYLTFDQGRPLHVFDAAKVNGNLTVRRAIEGEKVLALDTREYTLSPANVVIADEKAVESIGGIMGGEHSGCDENTTDVLIESALWDPMNIAKSGRGLGIITDARYRFERGVDPEYMVPGLDAATQLIVDICGGTAAKADVVGYAGYTPKVVDFPVFEVKRLTGLEVSAEESISILSKLGFGVEGSGERVSVSVPSWRPDVDGKADLVEEVMRIHGVDFIKPEPIESHTSVNGRILTTLQIRTRLAKRALASRGMLEAVTWSFISGAQAELFGGGAASLSLANPIAADMSDMRPSLLPGLLTAAQRNADKGFGDVAIFEVSGTYENDTPTGQRRVAGGIRRGTASLAGSGRLWSNTAKGGGKPVDVFDAKADAIAVLEACGVPMGNVQFEAGGPSWYHPGRSGTIKLGPKIVLGTFGEFHPKTLEALDVSGALAGFEIYVDAMPDPKKKATRTKPALELSPFQAVKRDFAFVVDRTVEAGAILKAASSADRKLVTGVSVFDIFEGASLGEGKKSVAIEVVIQPAERTLTDEDFEALTAKIVANVTKSTGGTLRA is encoded by the coding sequence ATGAAGTTCACTCTCTCCTGGCTGAAAGACCATCTGGAAACAGATGCCACCCTCGAACAGATCTGCGAGCGCCTGACGGCGATCGGGCTTGAGGTCGAGGATGTCGACGACAAGGCGGCCTTCAAGCCTTTCGTTATCGCCAAGGTTATCTCCGCCGAAAAACACCCGCAAGCCGACAAGCTGAAGGTGCTGATGGTCGATACCGGTGCCGGCGCACCGGTACAGGTCGTCTGCGGTGCGCCGAATGCCCGCGCCGGTCTCGTCGGCGCCTTCGCGGCCCCCGGCGCCTATGTTCCGGGCATCGATGTGACGCTTTCCGTCGGCACGATCCGCGGCGTGGAAAGCCGCGGCATGATGTGCTCCGAGCGCGAACTGCAGATGTCCGACAATCATGACGGCATCATCGACCTGCCGGAAGACGCGCCCGTCGGCCAGAGCTTTGCCGCTTACGCTGGCCTCGACGATCCACTGATCGAGATCAACCTGACGCCGAACCGTCCGGATTGCACGTCCATCTACGGTATCGCCCGTGATCTCGCCGCCTCCGGCCTCGGCACGCTGAAGTCTGCGGCTGCAAACACCTTCGCTATTAAAGGCGAAACGCCGGTCAAGGTGAAGCTCGATCTCGGCGCTGATACCCATCTGTGCCCCGGTTTCGCACTTCGCCTCGTGCGGGGTGTCAAGAACGGCCCGAGCCCGAAGTGGATGCAGCAGCGCCTGCTCGCCATCGGCCTGCGCCCGATCAACGCGCTGGTCGATGTCACCAACTACCTGACCTTCGACCAGGGCCGCCCGCTGCACGTCTTCGATGCCGCCAAGGTCAACGGCAACCTCACCGTGCGCCGGGCAATCGAAGGCGAGAAGGTTCTGGCGCTGGATACCCGCGAATACACGCTGTCCCCAGCTAACGTTGTTATCGCGGATGAAAAAGCCGTCGAGTCCATCGGAGGCATCATGGGTGGAGAGCATTCCGGCTGTGACGAGAACACGACCGACGTTCTGATCGAATCGGCGCTCTGGGACCCGATGAACATCGCCAAATCAGGCCGCGGCCTCGGCATCATCACCGATGCCCGTTACCGCTTCGAGCGCGGCGTCGATCCGGAATATATGGTTCCCGGCCTGGATGCCGCGACGCAGCTGATCGTCGATATCTGCGGCGGCACGGCGGCGAAAGCCGATGTCGTCGGTTATGCCGGCTACACACCAAAGGTCGTCGATTTCCCGGTTTTCGAGGTCAAGCGCCTGACGGGCCTCGAAGTCAGCGCCGAGGAAAGCATCTCGATCCTGTCGAAGCTCGGCTTTGGTGTTGAAGGTTCGGGCGAGCGTGTCTCGGTGTCCGTTCCCTCCTGGCGGCCGGATGTTGATGGCAAGGCCGATCTGGTCGAGGAAGTCATGCGCATCCATGGCGTCGATTTCATCAAGCCTGAGCCGATCGAAAGCCATACTTCGGTCAACGGCCGCATCCTGACGACGCTGCAGATCCGCACGCGTCTTGCCAAGCGCGCGCTCGCCTCGCGCGGCATGCTGGAGGCCGTCACCTGGTCGTTCATCTCCGGGGCCCAGGCCGAGCTCTTCGGCGGCGGCGCGGCCAGCCTTTCGCTCGCAAACCCGATTGCGGCCGATATGTCCGACATGCGCCCCTCGCTGCTGCCGGGTCTGTTGACGGCTGCTCAGCGCAATGCCGACAAGGGCTTTGGCGACGTCGCGATCTTCGAAGTCTCCGGCACCTATGAGAACGACACGCCAACCGGCCAGCGCCGCGTTGCCGGCGGTATCCGCCGCGGCACGGCATCGCTTGCCGGTTCCGGTCGACTGTGGTCGAACACGGCCAAGGGCGGCGGCAAGCCGGTCGATGTCTTCGATGCCAAGGCCGATGCGATCGCGGTTCTCGAAGCCTGCGGCGTGCCGATGGGCAATGTGCAGTTCGAGGCCGGCGGCCCGTCCTGGTATCACCCGGGCCGCTCGGGTACGATCAAGCTCGGCCCGAAGATCGTGCTCGGCACGTTTGGGGAATTCCACCCGAAGACGCTGGAAGCGCTCGATGTCTCCGGTGCCTTGGCCGGCTTTGAAATCTATGTCGATGCCATGCCGGACCCGAAGAAGAAGGCCACCCGCACCAAGCCGGCGCTGGAGCTTTCGCCCTTCCAGGCCGTCAAGCGCGACTTCGCCTTCGTCGTTGACCGCACGGTGGAAGCCGGCGCGATCCTGAAGGCTGCGTCCAGCGCTGATCGCAAGCTGGTGACCGGCGTCTCCGTCTTCGACATCTTTGAAGGGGCGTCGCTCGGCGAAGGCAAGAAGTCGGTGGCCATCGAAGTCGTCATCCAGCCCGCCGAACGCACGCTGACGGATGAGGATTTTGAAGCCCTCACCGCCAAGATCGTTGCCAACGTGACGAAGTCCACCGGCGGCACGCTGCGGGCCTGA
- the pheS gene encoding phenylalanine--tRNA ligase subunit alpha: protein MSELDTLQHTLLADIAAAADEPAIEAVRVGALGKKGSISELLKTLGTMTPEERQTRGAAINALKTVVGDAISARKAELKDQAINERLARETVDISLPVRSSPTERGRIHPISQIIDEITAIFADMGFSIAEGPDIETDYYNFTALNFPEGHPAREMHDTFFFNPDEKGERKVLRTHTSPVQIRTMETSSPPIRIIIPGKTYRQDSDATHSPMFHQVEGLVVDTKSNVANMRWILEEFCKAFFEVDNVTMRFRPSFFPFTEPSFEVDIQCDRSSGPIVKFGEGTDWMEILGCGMVHPNVLRAGGLDPDVYQGFAWGMGLDRIAMLKYGMPDLRNFFDADVRWMSHYGFRPLDMPTLFGGLSA from the coding sequence ATGAGCGAACTCGATACACTGCAACACACCCTTCTCGCCGACATCGCCGCGGCCGCCGACGAGCCCGCGATCGAGGCCGTACGCGTTGGCGCTCTCGGCAAAAAGGGTTCTATCTCCGAGCTTTTGAAGACGCTCGGCACGATGACACCGGAAGAGCGACAGACCCGCGGTGCGGCGATCAACGCGCTGAAGACCGTCGTCGGCGACGCGATTTCAGCCCGCAAGGCCGAACTCAAGGATCAGGCGATCAACGAACGCCTAGCCCGCGAGACCGTCGATATCTCGCTGCCGGTCCGCTCGTCGCCCACCGAGCGCGGCCGCATTCATCCGATCAGCCAGATCATCGACGAGATCACCGCGATCTTCGCCGACATGGGCTTCTCGATCGCCGAAGGCCCTGATATCGAGACCGACTACTATAATTTCACGGCACTCAACTTCCCCGAAGGCCACCCGGCCCGCGAGATGCACGACACCTTCTTCTTCAATCCCGATGAGAAGGGCGAGCGCAAGGTTCTGCGCACCCATACGTCCCCGGTGCAGATCCGCACGATGGAAACCTCTAGCCCACCCATCCGCATCATCATCCCCGGCAAGACCTACCGGCAGGATTCGGATGCCACCCACTCGCCGATGTTCCATCAGGTCGAGGGTCTCGTCGTCGACACCAAGTCGAACGTCGCCAACATGCGCTGGATCCTGGAAGAATTCTGCAAGGCCTTCTTCGAGGTGGACAACGTGACGATGCGCTTCCGCCCGTCCTTCTTCCCCTTCACCGAGCCGTCGTTCGAAGTCGATATCCAGTGCGACCGCTCCTCCGGCCCGATCGTCAAGTTCGGCGAAGGCACCGACTGGATGGAAATCCTCGGCTGCGGCATGGTTCACCCGAACGTATTGCGCGCCGGCGGCCTCGACCCCGACGTCTACCAGGGCTTTGCCTGGGGCATGGGCCTCGACCGTATTGCCATGCTGAAATACGGCATGCCGGACCTCAGAAACTTCTTCGACGCCGACGTGCGCTGGATGAGCCACTACGGCTTCCGCCCGCTCGACATGCCGACGCTGTTCGGCGGCCTCAGCGCCTGA
- a CDS encoding serine/threonine protein phosphatase, producing MLPELKDDDIGLVLATLAGGTDRVQRVTLSDQTVWVKRYARLGPRFRKRILWLLARLLRQSVLRPAPLLNAQGMVEREIRRIENFTATGFLTPTVLYRNDTTLVLSHLGQNVLQQMNGLAKGDPVAHGALLVRCGLELGRLHAAGLCHGRPHPRDFVLDGDAFGFLDFEEEPDAVMRLATTQARDIWLLFLQVASRCLHPETPAAVLEAWRSHRPEHAEIALGQIVPFFSRLLPFARFAARLRAGKDIMRFISATDFLRSATMTTLAHYYSRTQGRTE from the coding sequence ATGCTACCCGAACTGAAGGACGACGATATCGGGTTGGTGCTGGCAACGCTTGCCGGCGGGACAGACCGCGTCCAGCGTGTCACTCTTTCCGATCAGACGGTTTGGGTGAAGCGCTATGCACGCCTCGGCCCGCGGTTCCGCAAACGCATCCTCTGGTTATTGGCGCGGCTCCTGCGCCAATCGGTGCTGCGCCCCGCACCGCTCCTGAATGCTCAGGGCATGGTCGAACGCGAAATCCGCCGGATCGAAAATTTCACCGCAACCGGATTTCTCACGCCAACCGTTCTCTACCGCAATGACACCACGCTCGTGCTCTCCCATCTCGGCCAGAACGTGCTGCAGCAAATGAACGGCCTGGCCAAAGGTGACCCCGTCGCCCACGGTGCGCTCCTCGTCCGCTGTGGCCTCGAACTTGGACGCCTGCATGCTGCCGGGCTTTGCCACGGGCGGCCGCACCCACGCGATTTCGTGCTTGACGGTGATGCATTCGGGTTTCTGGATTTTGAAGAGGAGCCCGACGCGGTTATGCGGTTGGCGACGACCCAGGCGCGCGATATCTGGCTTTTGTTTCTTCAAGTCGCAAGCCGCTGCCTTCACCCCGAAACGCCTGCAGCGGTGCTTGAAGCCTGGCGCAGCCATCGACCCGAGCACGCGGAGATCGCACTTGGGCAGATCGTGCCGTTCTTTAGCCGGCTTTTGCCGTTCGCTCGCTTTGCGGCGCGCCTTCGGGCCGGAAAAGATATCATGCGATTTATTTCCGCAACTGACTTCCTTCGGTCGGCGACGATGACGACGCTGGCACACTATTATTCCCGCACTCAAGGCAGGACAGAATGA
- the rplT gene encoding 50S ribosomal protein L20 — MARVKRGVTSHAKHKKTLKAAKGFYGRRKNTIRAAKAAVDRSKQFAYRDRKVNKRNFRALWIQRINAAVREFGLTYGRFIDGLNKAGIEVDRKVLSDMAIHEPAAFGALVEASKKALAYLKDAGTANEFESAVK, encoded by the coding sequence ATGGCACGTGTAAAACGCGGCGTAACTTCCCACGCCAAGCACAAGAAGACACTGAAGGCAGCCAAGGGTTTCTACGGCCGCCGCAAGAACACCATCCGCGCTGCAAAGGCTGCGGTTGATCGCTCCAAGCAGTTTGCTTACCGCGACCGCAAGGTCAACAAGCGCAACTTCCGCGCTCTGTGGATCCAGCGCATCAACGCTGCTGTCCGCGAATTCGGCCTGACCTACGGCCGTTTCATCGACGGTCTGAACAAGGCCGGCATCGAAGTCGACCGCAAGGTTCTGTCCGACATGGCTATCCATGAGCCGGCAGCCTTCGGCGCGCTGGTCGAAGCTTCCAAGAAGGCGCTTGCCTATCTCAAGGATGCCGGCACGGCAAACGAGTTTGAAAGCGCGGTCAAGTAA
- the rpmI gene encoding 50S ribosomal protein L35: protein MPKMKTKSSAKKRFKITATGKVMAAAAGKRHGMIKRSNKFIRDARGTMVLAEPDGKKVIKNYLPNGL, encoded by the coding sequence ATGCCCAAGATGAAGACGAAGTCCTCTGCCAAGAAGCGGTTCAAGATCACCGCAACCGGCAAAGTCATGGCGGCTGCCGCAGGCAAGCGTCACGGCATGATCAAGCGGTCCAACAAGTTCATTCGCGATGCCCGTGGCACCATGGTGCTGGCTGAGCCCGATGGCAAGAAGGTCATCAAGAACTACCTGCCGAACGGTCTCTAA
- the infC gene encoding translation initiation factor IF-3 yields MRRPFKTDAPVKDGPRSNKEIRIPRVQLIDAEGNNQGIVPTDQALRMAEEAGLDLVEISPNAEPPVCKILDLGKLKYATQKKAAEARKKQKVIEIKEIKMRPNIDTHDYDVKMKAMNRFFEDGDKVKVTLKFRGREMAHQELGMKLLLQVKEDTTTIAKVEAEPKLEGRQMMMVLAPK; encoded by the coding sequence ATTCGCAGACCTTTCAAAACGGACGCCCCAGTCAAGGACGGGCCCCGCTCAAACAAGGAAATCCGGATTCCCCGGGTTCAGCTTATCGATGCCGAAGGCAACAACCAGGGCATCGTGCCCACGGACCAGGCGCTGCGCATGGCGGAAGAAGCCGGCCTTGATCTGGTTGAGATCTCGCCCAACGCCGAACCGCCGGTGTGCAAGATCCTCGATCTCGGCAAGCTGAAATATGCGACCCAGAAGAAAGCCGCCGAAGCCCGCAAGAAGCAGAAGGTCATCGAGATCAAGGAGATCAAGATGCGCCCCAATATCGACACGCATGATTATGACGTGAAGATGAAGGCGATGAACCGCTTCTTCGAAGACGGCGACAAGGTAAAGGTGACGCTCAAGTTCCGAGGCCGTGAAATGGCCCACCAGGAACTCGGCATGAAGCTGCTGCTTCAGGTCAAGGAAGACACCACCACCATCGCCAAGGTGGAAGCCGAGCCAAAGCTCGAAGGCCGCCAGATGATGATGGTGCTGGCACCGAAGTAA
- a CDS encoding alpha/beta hydrolase produces MTNPPENTEPTYLDVGSGDESRRIAVIFLPAGKTELPALVWLGGYRSDMSGTKAVELERHAAALGAACIRFDYSGHGVSGGAFRDGNISRWLEESLAVVDHTVAEPMILVASSMGGWIALRLIEELRKRGEGDRVAGLVLIAPAPDFTSELIEPNLTETERVSLIERGYFEEPTPYGPEPNIYTAILIDDGRENRVLKGIIETGCPVHILQGMQDPDVPYTHALRLVEHLPADDVVLTLIRDGDHRLSRPEDIARMLAAIDGMLAG; encoded by the coding sequence ATGACGAACCCGCCGGAAAACACCGAGCCGACCTACCTCGATGTCGGTTCAGGAGACGAATCGCGCCGGATCGCCGTGATTTTTCTCCCGGCCGGCAAGACCGAGCTGCCGGCCCTGGTCTGGCTCGGTGGTTATCGCTCCGACATGAGCGGCACGAAGGCGGTCGAGCTTGAGAGACATGCGGCAGCGCTCGGCGCGGCCTGCATACGCTTCGACTATTCCGGTCACGGGGTTTCGGGTGGCGCCTTTCGCGACGGCAACATCTCCCGCTGGCTGGAGGAAAGTCTTGCCGTTGTGGATCATACTGTCGCAGAGCCGATGATCCTTGTCGCCTCGTCCATGGGCGGCTGGATTGCGCTGCGGCTGATCGAGGAGCTGCGCAAGCGCGGCGAAGGAGATCGTGTCGCCGGCCTCGTGCTGATCGCCCCGGCACCGGACTTCACCTCGGAACTGATCGAACCCAACCTGACGGAGACAGAAAGAGTTTCCCTTATCGAACGCGGCTATTTCGAGGAGCCCACGCCTTACGGGCCGGAACCCAATATCTATACCGCCATCCTCATCGATGACGGGCGGGAAAATCGCGTGCTGAAAGGCATCATCGAAACCGGTTGCCCGGTTCATATCCTTCAGGGCATGCAGGATCCCGACGTTCCGTATACCCATGCGCTGAGGCTCGTCGAGCATCTTCCAGCCGACGACGTGGTATTGACCCTGATCCGCGATGGCGACCACCGCCTGTCCCGGCCCGAGGATATCGCCCGAATGCTCGCTGCAATCGATGGTATGCTGGCCGGCTGA
- a CDS encoding transglutaminase-like cysteine peptidase, whose product MAQLTGVKAMIVGFATIVASAGAAIPAPNATSLFMQTGAVTSQPIGHYEFCRSHKSECEIKSASAPAPRVTEFGWQVINKINQTVNRDITPVTDEDLYGQEELWTYPETAGDCEDIALLKRKRLMEKGFSASDLLMTVVRKPDGEGHAVLTVRTAQGDFILDNLDNEAKLWTKTPYRFLKRQASFNTGRWVTIENGAEVLVGSVGN is encoded by the coding sequence ATGGCGCAGTTGACTGGGGTTAAAGCAATGATCGTGGGGTTTGCCACCATTGTTGCATCGGCGGGTGCGGCCATTCCGGCACCGAACGCCACATCGCTCTTCATGCAGACCGGCGCCGTGACATCTCAGCCGATCGGCCACTACGAATTCTGCCGCAGTCACAAATCCGAGTGCGAGATCAAGTCGGCTTCCGCGCCAGCTCCGCGCGTGACCGAATTCGGCTGGCAGGTGATCAACAAGATCAACCAGACCGTTAACCGCGACATTACCCCTGTCACCGACGAAGACCTTTACGGCCAGGAAGAACTCTGGACCTATCCCGAAACGGCTGGCGACTGTGAAGACATCGCGCTTCTCAAGCGCAAGCGTCTCATGGAAAAGGGCTTTTCCGCCTCCGACCTGTTGATGACCGTCGTTCGTAAACCGGATGGAGAAGGCCACGCGGTGCTGACCGTACGCACCGCCCAGGGCGATTTCATCCTCGACAACCTCGACAACGAGGCAAAGCTCTGGACCAAGACGCCCTATCGATTTTTGAAGCGCCAGGCTTCCTTCAACACCGGCCGCTGGGTCACCATTGAAAACGGTGCCGAAGTTCTGGTGGGCTCGGTCGGCAACTGA
- the mbfA gene encoding iron exporter MbfA, producing the protein MFFSRLRSRRPLSALSEQEILALAISCEEDDGRIYLAYADALRANYPHSAAIFDEMAEEEDSHRQMLIDLHVRRFGTRIPLIRREHVRGFRDRKPDWLVAFMPIEQARLQAEAMEEAAQRLYEQAAANVTDAETRRLLGDLAMAERSHHSLAQRLVEQHRAGDAGDEERQTEKRQFLLTYVQPGLAGLMDGSVSTLAPIFAAAFATQDTWQTFLVGLSASVGAGISMGFTEAAHDDGKLSGRGSPIKRGLSSGVMTALGGLGHTLPYLISHFWTATAIAAAVVFFELWAIAFIQNRYMETPFFRAVFQVVLGGGLVLAAGILIGNA; encoded by the coding sequence ATGTTTTTCTCCCGCCTTCGTTCCCGTCGCCCGCTTTCGGCGCTTTCCGAGCAGGAAATTCTCGCGCTCGCCATCTCCTGCGAGGAGGATGACGGCCGCATCTACCTCGCCTATGCCGACGCGCTGCGCGCAAACTACCCCCATTCCGCTGCCATCTTCGACGAGATGGCGGAAGAGGAAGACAGTCACCGACAGATGCTGATTGACCTGCATGTGCGTCGGTTCGGCACACGTATTCCGCTTATCCGTCGCGAGCATGTGCGCGGATTTCGCGATCGCAAGCCGGACTGGCTGGTGGCTTTCATGCCGATCGAACAGGCCCGTCTGCAAGCGGAAGCGATGGAGGAAGCAGCTCAGCGTTTATACGAACAGGCGGCGGCGAACGTGACGGATGCCGAAACACGCAGGCTTCTGGGCGACCTCGCCATGGCTGAACGCTCCCACCATTCGCTTGCCCAACGCCTTGTTGAACAGCATAGAGCGGGGGATGCCGGAGACGAGGAGCGGCAGACAGAAAAGCGGCAATTCCTACTGACCTATGTGCAGCCCGGTCTTGCCGGCTTGATGGACGGGTCGGTGTCGACACTCGCGCCGATCTTCGCTGCAGCCTTTGCAACGCAGGATACCTGGCAAACCTTCCTCGTCGGTCTTTCGGCCTCGGTCGGCGCAGGCATTTCCATGGGTTTTACGGAAGCGGCCCATGACGACGGCAAGCTTTCCGGCCGTGGCTCGCCCATCAAGCGAGGCCTTTCATCGGGCGTCATGACGGCGCTCGGCGGGCTCGGCCACACTCTGCCCTATCTGATATCGCATTTCTGGACTGCGACTGCGATTGCCGCAGCCGTCGTGTTCTTCGAACTCTGGGCGATCGCCTTCATCCAGAACAGATATATGGAAACGCCTTTTTTCCGCGCCGTCTTCCAGGTGGTGCTCGGCGGCGGGCTGGTGCTGGCGGCGGGCATTCTGATCGGCAACGCCTGA
- a CDS encoding lipo-like protein gives MNPLYASKDTFLDRVGRRVAGRLTTQTSGYEPYTPSDPETLARTLRPCDILLIEGNQKISSAIKYLTQSTWSHAAFFAGDEIPLTLDQATLPVIQRPQLIEVNLGEGCVAVPLRKYSTYNTRICRPVGLTPDDRDKVLSFMISRLGLKYDLKNIFDMLRYFLPAPPVPVRWRRRMLAFGSGDPTRAICSTLVAEAFAGIQYPILPEITRAPGRAAATSTYSRAEILHIRHHSLYTPRDFDLSPYFAVVKPTLEYGFDYKRLQWEPGED, from the coding sequence ATGAACCCGCTCTATGCCAGCAAGGATACGTTTCTCGATCGCGTCGGCCGACGTGTTGCGGGTCGGCTGACGACCCAGACCTCGGGCTACGAGCCCTATACACCCTCCGATCCCGAAACATTGGCGCGAACGCTGCGCCCCTGCGATATCCTGCTGATTGAGGGAAACCAGAAGATCTCTTCGGCGATCAAATATCTCACCCAGTCGACCTGGTCGCATGCCGCCTTCTTTGCAGGCGATGAAATCCCCCTGACACTAGACCAGGCAACGCTGCCCGTGATCCAGCGCCCACAGCTGATCGAGGTCAATCTGGGGGAGGGCTGTGTAGCTGTGCCGCTCCGCAAGTATTCGACCTACAACACCCGCATCTGCCGGCCGGTCGGCCTCACGCCGGACGATCGCGACAAGGTCCTGTCCTTCATGATCTCGCGACTTGGCCTCAAATATGATCTGAAGAATATCTTCGACATGCTGCGGTATTTCCTGCCGGCGCCACCCGTGCCCGTGCGCTGGCGACGGCGCATGCTGGCCTTCGGTTCCGGCGATCCGACGCGGGCGATCTGCTCGACGCTGGTTGCCGAGGCCTTTGCCGGCATCCAGTATCCGATCCTGCCGGAAATCACCCGTGCGCCCGGCCGGGCAGCTGCAACCTCGACCTATTCACGGGCCGAGATCCTTCATATCCGCCACCACTCGCTTTACACGCCGCGCGACTTCGACCTCTCTCCCTATTTTGCCGTGGTAAAGCCGACGCTCGAATATGGCTTCGACTATAAGCGGCTGCAGTGGGAGCCGGGCGAGGATTAA